The Pectobacterium parmentieri genome segment TGTTCCGCGGTATTCCGTCGCTGGTTCAATTGTTTATTATCTATTTCGGCCTACCGCAGCTATTTCCAAGCTTATCCAATCTGGATGCGATGACGGCCGCGATTATTGGTTTTAGCCTGAAAACCTCCGCCTATATGGCTGAGATTTTCCGTGCAGGCCTGGCCTCGGTGGATTTCGGCCAGACGGAAGCGGGTCTGTCCATTGGCATGAGTAAAGCGCAGGTCTATCGCCGCATCGTGTTGCCTCAGGCCATGCTGAATGCGCTGCCAGCGACGGGGAACACCTTTATTTCCCTGATTAAAGATACTTCGGTGGCCTTTGCGCTGGGTGTCTCCGAGCTGTTCGCGGAAGGCAAGATGATTGCCGCTGAATCTCTGCGTTTCTTTGAGACCTTCCTGGTCGTGGGTCTGATTTACTGGATGGTGATTGTGGTTTACGCCTGGCTGCAAAAACAGCTTGAGAAGAAACTGAATCACTCGCTACAGCGATAAGGGGCTGACATGATCAGTGTAAAGAATCTTTCTAAACGCTTTGGCGATCAGGTGGTGTTGAACAACATTAGTCTGGATATCGCGAAAGGCGAAGTTGTTGCCATCATCGGCCCATCCGGTTCAGGTAAATCCACGCTACTGCGCTGCCTAAATCTGCTGGAAACGCCAGAGTCAGGCACGATTGAAATTGGCGAACAAATGCTGGATACGCATCGTTATTCCTCCAAGGAGGCCTACGCGCTGCGCCGTCAAACGGCGATGGTATTCCAGAGCTATAACCTATTTAAGAACAAGACGGCGCTGGAGAATGTAACGGAAGCGCTGATTGTCGTGAAAAAAATGCCGAAGAAGCAGGCGGATGAAATCGGTCTGGCGTTGCTGGAACAGGTTGGCCTGCTGCCGCAGGCGGCGCAGTATCCGGTGACGTTATCCGGCGGGCAGCAGCAGCGTGTGAGTATTGCTCGTGCGCTGGCGGTCGATCCGAAAGCCATTTTGTTTGATGAACCGACCTCGGCACTGGATCCAGAAAGGGTACACGAAGTGCTTCAGGTGATTCAGAAGCTGGCGAAAAACGACACCACGATGGTGATCGTTACCCATGAAATGCAGTTTGCCAAAGAAGTGGCTGACCGCGTGATCTTCATGGCAGACGGTCACATCGTTGAGGAAGGCCCGGCGGAGCAGGTGATCAGCTTCTCAGATAACCCGCAAACCCAGCGTTTCCTGCGTCAGTTGACCAAGCTGCCTGAGCCGCTTGAGTACGATATTTAACGCACACGTAGACATACCTGCACGCCTGAACAAGGCCGCCCCGTCAGACGGGGCACGATAATGTGGAGCAAGAATTGATGAGAACAGCACCTCAGCACGAGCCTCTGGCTCAGTTTATTCAGGCGTTTCGCCACGATTTACACCGCAATCCTGAACTGTCGAATCAGGAGTTCGAAACGACGAAAAAGATTCGTGCGGTATTGGAAAAAGAAGGGATTCGCGTCCTCGATCTACCATTGAAAACTGGTCTGGTCGCGGAAGTCGGTGGCCTACAGGATGGCCCACTGGTCGTGGTGCGTTCGGACATCGACGCCCTGCCGATTGAGGAAGAGTCTGGCGTAGAATTCACGTCGCTCAACAAAGGGGTGATGCACGCCTGCGGTCATGACTTTCACTCTTCCGCTGCGTTGGGTGCGGCGATCCTGCTGAAGAAAATCGAGCCGGAACTGAAAGGCACGGTGCGGATTTTGTTCCAGGCGGCTGAAGAGACTGGGCTGGGCGCACCGGAAGTGATTGCTGTCGGTGCGTTGGACAATGCGGTAGCGATTTTCGGTATTCACAACGATCCGACGTTGCCTGTTGGCGTCATCGGTGGGAAAGACGGTGCATTGACGGCGGGTGTTGACCGCTTTGAGATCAAAATTGCGGCGAAAGGCTGCCACGCCGCGAAGCCGCATGAAGGCAACGATCCGATAATCATTTTGGGTCAGTTGATTTCTGCGGTGCAAACCATCATCAGTCGCACGGTGTCGTCCGATAATAACGCGGTGGTGTCAATTACTCAGGTACATAGCGGCAGCACTTGGAACGTTATTCCCGATACGGCCTATGTTGAAGGTACGGTCCGAACGTTCAATCAGGACGCGCGTGATTTAATTGAACAGCGCTTCCGCCAAATCGTTTCGGGTATCGCCAGCACCTTTGGCGCGGAAATTGAGTTCCTGTGGCATGCAGGGCCGCCATCGGTGATCAATACGCCAGAGTGGGTTGAGTTTGCGCTGAACGTGGCAAGTGACGAAGGGTTTGAAGCACGCCGTGTGGAAGCCAGCCCGATTGGTGAAGATTTTGCGTTCTATCAGCAGAAACTGCCGGGTACTTTCATGATGGTTGGCTCCGGCGGACCTTATGCACTACACCACCCGAAATTCCGCGTTGACGACAGCGCACTGTTCCCAACGGCACACTATCTGTATCAGGTCGCGAAACAGAGTTTAGAGCAGCTCTCTTCTCGCTAATTCCTGATTGCTTAATGCTATCCGCGTCGGTTTTCCGACGCGGATATTTTTTGCCTATTAATGGCTCAGAATCTGATCCAGGAACTGGCGCGTGCGCGGGTGTGATGGCGTGTTGAAGAAGTCCTGCGGCGGAGCGGATTCAACGATGCTACCGTCGGCCATCAGAATCACCTTGTCAGCGACCGTCTTGGCAAAGCCCATCTCATGGGTGACGACGATCATCGTCATACCGGATTCCGCCAGATCGAGCATCACATCCAACACTTCTTTAATCATCTCTGGATCCAGCGCTGAAGTGGGTTCGTCAAACAGCATGATTTCCGGCTGCATACACAGCGCCCGGGCAATCGCCACACGCTGCTGTTGGCCGCCAGAGAGCTGGAGCGGGAATTTATGTGCCTGATTGGCGATATGCACCTTCTCCAGATAGTGCATCGCTAAATCGATGGTTTCCTGCTTCTTACGCTGTTTGACCAGCGTCGGGCCAATCGTCAGGTTATCCAGCACGCTCAGATGGGGAAACAGGTTGAACTGCTGGAACAGCATACCGATGCCGGAGCGCACGCGGTTGATGTTCTTGATGTTGTCGTTAACTTCGATGCCATTCACGCGGATATGGCCGTCGTGGTGCTCTTCCAGTCGGTTAATACAGCGGATGAGTGTGGATTTACCTGAACCAGAAGGGCCGCAAATCACCACGCGCTCGCCTTTCTGTACGTTCAGCGTCACGTTATTCAACGCCTGAAATGCGCCATACCATTTGCTGACAGCGTTGATCTCAATGATGACGTTATTGTCTGTAACTACTTGGTTTGTAACTAAAGTGTCTGCGGCTAAGCTCATGGTAACCAAGCTCCTGTCGGTGTTTTCATCAACGGCTACTGCTTAACCGTGATACGTTTCTGGGTTACGGCTGGCATCGATGCGTTTTTCCACCCACAGCGCGTAGCGTGAGAGCAGGAAGCCAAACAGCAGATAGATAGCCGAGATAAAAATATAGGTTTCAATGTAATAGCGCCGCCATAGCGGATCCTGCATCACTGAGCTGGTGGCGGTGAGGATGTCAAACAGTCCGATAATGATGACAAACGAGGTGTTCTTCATGGCGGCGATAATATGGTTGGTCATGGCGGGCAGGCAGATGCGCAGCGCCTGCGGCAGGATGATTTTGGTCGTCGTGTGCCAGTAGCTGAGATTGAGCGCCATCGCCGCTTCGTATTGCCCGCGCGGGACGGACTGTAAACCGCCGCGAATGACCTCGG includes the following:
- a CDS encoding amino acid ABC transporter permease, yielding MNVDLAYLLKVFPQVLMYLPTTLFLAVVSMFFAMVLGLILALVRESKIVAVVKIVELYISLFRGIPSLVQLFIIYFGLPQLFPSLSNLDAMTAAIIGFSLKTSAYMAEIFRAGLASVDFGQTEAGLSIGMSKAQVYRRIVLPQAMLNALPATGNTFISLIKDTSVAFALGVSELFAEGKMIAAESLRFFETFLVVGLIYWMVIVVYAWLQKQLEKKLNHSLQR
- a CDS encoding amino acid ABC transporter ATP-binding protein, whose product is MISVKNLSKRFGDQVVLNNISLDIAKGEVVAIIGPSGSGKSTLLRCLNLLETPESGTIEIGEQMLDTHRYSSKEAYALRRQTAMVFQSYNLFKNKTALENVTEALIVVKKMPKKQADEIGLALLEQVGLLPQAAQYPVTLSGGQQQRVSIARALAVDPKAILFDEPTSALDPERVHEVLQVIQKLAKNDTTMVIVTHEMQFAKEVADRVIFMADGHIVEEGPAEQVISFSDNPQTQRFLRQLTKLPEPLEYDI
- a CDS encoding M20 peptidase aminoacylase family protein; translation: MRTAPQHEPLAQFIQAFRHDLHRNPELSNQEFETTKKIRAVLEKEGIRVLDLPLKTGLVAEVGGLQDGPLVVVRSDIDALPIEEESGVEFTSLNKGVMHACGHDFHSSAALGAAILLKKIEPELKGTVRILFQAAEETGLGAPEVIAVGALDNAVAIFGIHNDPTLPVGVIGGKDGALTAGVDRFEIKIAAKGCHAAKPHEGNDPIIILGQLISAVQTIISRTVSSDNNAVVSITQVHSGSTWNVIPDTAYVEGTVRTFNQDARDLIEQRFRQIVSGIASTFGAEIEFLWHAGPPSVINTPEWVEFALNVASDEGFEARRVEASPIGEDFAFYQQKLPGTFMMVGSGGPYALHHPKFRVDDSALFPTAHYLYQVAKQSLEQLSSR
- a CDS encoding amino acid ABC transporter ATP-binding protein; this translates as MSLAADTLVTNQVVTDNNVIIEINAVSKWYGAFQALNNVTLNVQKGERVVICGPSGSGKSTLIRCINRLEEHHDGHIRVNGIEVNDNIKNINRVRSGIGMLFQQFNLFPHLSVLDNLTIGPTLVKQRKKQETIDLAMHYLEKVHIANQAHKFPLQLSGGQQQRVAIARALCMQPEIMLFDEPTSALDPEMIKEVLDVMLDLAESGMTMIVVTHEMGFAKTVADKVILMADGSIVESAPPQDFFNTPSHPRTRQFLDQILSH